The Montipora capricornis isolate CH-2021 chromosome 6, ASM3666992v2, whole genome shotgun sequence genome has a window encoding:
- the LOC138053044 gene encoding pyrroline-5-carboxylate reductase 3-like, giving the protein MADELTVGFIGGGNIAKAIAKGLMSSNTVKPGNITASATTRETLAVWKDLGCQTTFLNKDVVKNSEVVFLAVKPHLIVQVVKEIAAFVVSGRHLFVSVATALTTEVIEEHLPQGTRLIRVQPNLACAVQSGVSAFCRGRCALEEDAQLIRKLLLTCGLSVEVKESSLNAVSSISGCGLGFLFLVIEGLSDGGVRVGLPRALSMQMVAQTMIGAGRLIQETGKHPGQLKDEVCSPGGTTIAGIQTLERSGLRSALIDAVEAATKRAVEIAGQQKSHEK; this is encoded by the exons ATGGCCGACGAATTGACGGTTGGCTTCATCGGTGGAGGAAATATAGCTAAGGCGATAGCAAAGGGTTTAATGTCATCAAATACAGTTAAACCGGGAAATATTACAGCGAGTGCTACCACAAGAGAAACATTAGCTGTTTGGAAG GACTTGGGATGCCAAACAACATTTCTTAACAAAGATGTTGTTAAGAATTCAGAAGTTGTTTTCTTAGCTGTAAAGCCTCACTTAATAGTTCAAGTTGTGAAAGAGATTGCAGCCTTTGTTGTCTCTGGAAGACAtctttttgtttctgtggcaACGGCTTTGACAACTGAGGTTATTGAAGAG CATTTACCACAGGGAACTCGTTTGATACGTGTGCAGCCAAATTTGGCATGTGCAGTGCAATCTGGTGTGTCTGCTTTCTGTAGAGGAAGGTGTGCCTTGGAAGAAGATGCCCAGCTTATTCGTAAACTTCTTCTCACTTGTG GTCTTTCTGTAGAAGTCAAAGAGTCTTCATTGAATGCAGTCAGTTCTATTAGTGGGTGTGGCCTAGGATTCTTATTTCTTGTCATAGAAGGACTTAGTGATGGAGGTGTTAGAGTTGGGTTACCAAGGGCCTTGTCGATGCAAATGGTTGCCCAGACCATGATTGGTGCTGGGCGACTAATACAAGAAACAGGAAAACATCCTGGACAG TTGAAAGACGAAGTTTGCTCCCCAGGAGGCACAACGATCGCAGGTATACAAACACTTGAGCGATCAGGACTGAGAAGTGCGTTGATTGATGCTGTTGAAGCAGCGACAAAGCGTGCTGTGGAAATAGCCGGGCAACAAAAGTCACACGAGAAATAG
- the LOC138050786 gene encoding neuroglobin-like — translation MFPEFRDISLTDLEQRQRLRGHTERVMRTIENSVNAVDDPDSLNEYLVELGRRHVMRSVKPSVGDLHLMNRAIISAFQETLFDDWRPEEAAAWEILLSYFTKKFKEGIRSGSKR, via the exons ATGTTCCCAGAGTTTCGGGACATTTCTCTCACCGACTTAGAACAAAGGCAGAGGCTTCGAGGACACACGGAAAGAGTAATGCGAACTATCGAGAATTCAGTGAATGCTGTGGACGATCCAGATTCTTTAAATGAATACTTGGTGGAGCTCGGGCGGAGACATGTCATGCGATCAGTCAAACCATCAGTTGGAGAT TTGCACTTAATGAACAGAGCGATAATTTCTGCTTTTCAGGAGACCCTCTTCGACGATTGGCGCCCTGAAGAAGCCGCGGCCTGGGAAATACTGTTAAGTTACTttacaaagaaatttaaagaaggaATACGGTCCGGATCTAAGAGATAA